Proteins found in one Streptococcus anginosus subsp. whileyi MAS624 genomic segment:
- a CDS encoding YeiH family protein, with protein MYQKYLPGIGFAFVLAAVATVLGNFFPLIGSSVFAILLGILANNLFHIKKTYHAGLAYSGKKLLQYSIILLGFSMSIGRVSATGISSLKISILTILIAFISAYVVGRLLGMGKVLTTLIGFGTAICGGSAIAAASPILEAKDEDIALSISTIFFFNILAVFIFPFLGHLMHMNNATFGTWAGTAINDTSSVVAAGYTYSQSAGDLATIVKLSRALMIVPACLIFAGVRYVRSQSSHQKVNLKKIFPWFILWFVVASIVTSVGIFPSSLVPATKFLSQWLMAMALAGIGARVSFGQFRKAGAAPLLTGAFAWFAVAVSSLIIQYFFS; from the coding sequence CAGTAGCAACCGTCTTGGGAAATTTCTTTCCCTTGATTGGCTCCAGCGTTTTTGCCATTCTTTTGGGAATTTTAGCCAATAATCTTTTTCATATAAAAAAGACTTATCATGCTGGTTTAGCTTATTCAGGTAAGAAATTACTGCAATATTCCATTATTTTGCTGGGGTTCAGCATGTCCATTGGTCGGGTTTCTGCTACAGGCATCTCCTCTTTAAAAATTAGCATTTTAACTATACTGATTGCTTTTATTTCAGCTTATGTGGTAGGACGTCTGTTGGGAATGGGCAAAGTTCTAACCACTTTAATTGGATTTGGAACGGCTATTTGTGGTGGTTCTGCCATTGCAGCAGCTTCACCGATTTTAGAAGCAAAAGATGAAGACATCGCTTTATCTATTTCAACAATTTTCTTCTTTAACATTTTAGCAGTTTTTATTTTCCCATTTTTAGGGCATCTGATGCATATGAATAATGCAACTTTTGGAACTTGGGCAGGAACCGCTATCAATGATACATCATCTGTTGTAGCAGCAGGATACACTTACAGTCAGTCGGCGGGAGATTTGGCAACGATTGTAAAACTAAGTCGTGCTTTAATGATTGTACCAGCTTGTCTCATCTTTGCAGGAGTCCGATATGTACGCTCACAAAGCAGTCATCAAAAAGTCAATTTAAAGAAGATTTTCCCTTGGTTTATTTTGTGGTTTGTTGTGGCGTCTATTGTTACTAGTGTTGGGATTTTTCCAAGTTCGCTCGTTCCTGCAACAAAGTTCTTGTCACAATGGCTTATGGCAATGGCTCTTGCTGGAATTGGTGCAAGGGTATCCTTTGGGCAATTTAGAAAAGCAGGCGCAGCGCCGTTGTTGACAGGAGCATTTGCTTGGTTTGCAGTTGCTGTATCGAGCTTAATTATTCAATACTTTTTCTCATAA
- a CDS encoding FtsW/RodA/SpoVE family cell cycle protein produces the protein MPYQKRSIDSRVDYSLILPVFCLLFIGVVAIYIAVSHDYPKNVWPIVGQQIAWIALGTVISLIIMLFNTKFLWQITPYLYVFGLSLMVLPLIFYSSELVASTGAKNWVTIGRVTLFQPSEFMKISYILMLSRVVVNFLQRYKDRERTVKLDFFLIFELALYTLPVLILLALQSDLGTALVFIAIFSGIVLLSGVSWKIIVPVVLTILVVGGGFLLIFISKDGRAFLHQIGMPTYQINRILAWLNPFDYAQTTTYQQAQGQIAIGSGGLWGQGFNVSNLLVPVRESDMIFTVIAEDFGFVGATIVITLYLLLIYRMLKITLKSNNQFYTYISTGFIMMLLFHIFENIGAVTGILPLTGIPLPFISQGGSSIISNLIGVGLLLSMSYQNNLSDEKRSHYPTRRKKVVLKQLK, from the coding sequence ATGCCTTATCAAAAACGCTCGATTGATTCACGAGTGGATTATAGTTTAATATTACCGGTGTTTTGTTTGCTTTTTATTGGTGTTGTAGCCATTTATATCGCTGTTAGTCATGATTATCCAAAAAATGTTTGGCCAATTGTAGGGCAACAGATTGCTTGGATTGCTCTGGGGACAGTTATCAGTTTGATTATTATGCTATTTAATACAAAATTTCTTTGGCAAATAACGCCATACTTATATGTATTTGGCTTATCCCTGATGGTACTTCCGCTTATTTTTTATAGTTCAGAATTAGTTGCTTCGACAGGAGCGAAAAACTGGGTAACTATAGGGCGTGTCACCTTGTTCCAACCGTCTGAATTTATGAAAATTTCTTATATTCTGATGCTGTCACGAGTTGTTGTTAATTTTTTACAGCGTTATAAAGATAGAGAGCGAACGGTTAAATTGGACTTCTTCCTGATTTTTGAGTTAGCCCTTTATACCTTACCCGTTCTGATTTTATTGGCATTGCAGAGTGACCTAGGGACAGCATTAGTCTTTATCGCAATCTTTTCAGGAATTGTCCTCTTATCAGGTGTGTCTTGGAAAATTATTGTACCAGTTGTTTTGACCATTCTGGTTGTAGGCGGTGGCTTTTTACTTATCTTCATTTCAAAAGACGGGCGAGCTTTTTTGCACCAAATTGGGATGCCAACCTATCAGATCAACCGTATTTTGGCTTGGCTGAATCCGTTTGACTACGCTCAAACCACTACTTATCAACAGGCACAAGGTCAAATAGCAATTGGTAGTGGTGGTCTCTGGGGACAAGGGTTTAATGTATCCAATCTATTGGTGCCTGTACGTGAAAGTGATATGATTTTTACTGTCATTGCAGAAGATTTTGGTTTTGTCGGTGCAACGATTGTGATTACCTTGTATTTGCTATTGATTTATCGTATGTTAAAAATTACGCTGAAATCAAATAATCAATTTTACACCTATATTTCTACTGGTTTTATCATGATGTTACTCTTTCATATTTTTGAAAATATCGGAGCAGTGACGGGAATTTTGCCTTTGACAGGGATTCCACTTCCATTTATTTCGCAAGGGGGATCCTCTATCATCAGTAATTTAATCGGGGTTGGGCTCTTGCTTTCTATGAGCTATCAAAATAATCTATCAGATGAAAAACGCTCACATTATCCTACAAGGCGTAAAAAAGTAGTATTAAAACAATTAAAATAA
- the ezrA gene encoding septation ring formation regulator EzrA → MSNGLIILIIVIAVLLIVAYITAVLLRKRNDTLLAKLEDRKEELYNLPVNDEVEAVKNMHLIGQSQVAFREWNQKWVDLSLNSFADIENNLFETESYNNSFRFLKAKHGIDKIESQIDLIEEDITAIRNALAELEKQESKNSGRVLHALDLFEKLQVSVANDTESYGSALPEIEKQLEKIQSEFSQFVTLNSSGDPVEAAEILDKTEDHILALTHIVEKIPELVSELDQKLPEQLEDLESGHRKLLESGYHFIETDIESRFQQLHTSLKRNSENIASLELDNAQYENTQIQEEMDALYDMFNREIKSHKVVVKLVNSLPGYLGHTKENNQNLLTEIARLSKLYLLTESDTNHVRRLQSELSSLDDVVLEAIEDSSERKQAYSVLQENLETIQKRVKEIEDEQLVLSEKLAKIEKDDANARQKVNIYINKLHTIKRYMEKRNLPGIPRSFLTTFFTASDNTEALVAELEQYRVNIESVNRMLEILTNDMNELENETYRIVENATLTEQLLQYSNRYRSFDEGVQTAFNRALEIFENDFDYQASFEEISQALDVVEPGVTNRFVTSYEKTRENIRF, encoded by the coding sequence ATGTCTAACGGACTAATCATACTAATCATAGTGATAGCAGTTCTCTTGATTGTTGCTTACATAACTGCTGTCTTATTAAGAAAAAGAAATGATACTTTACTTGCTAAGTTAGAAGATCGCAAAGAAGAACTTTATAATCTTCCTGTAAATGATGAAGTAGAAGCGGTTAAAAACATGCATTTGATTGGACAAAGTCAAGTGGCTTTTCGTGAATGGAATCAAAAATGGGTTGACCTTTCTTTAAATTCTTTTGCAGACATTGAAAACAACCTTTTTGAAACGGAAAGTTACAATAATTCGTTTCGGTTTCTAAAAGCAAAGCATGGTATTGATAAAATTGAGAGCCAAATTGACTTGATTGAAGAAGATATTACTGCTATTCGCAATGCACTTGCTGAATTAGAAAAGCAAGAATCTAAAAATAGTGGTCGTGTCTTGCATGCTTTGGATTTATTTGAAAAGTTGCAAGTGTCTGTGGCAAATGATACAGAAAGTTATGGCTCAGCACTTCCTGAGATTGAAAAACAATTAGAGAAAATTCAATCTGAATTCTCTCAATTTGTAACCTTGAATTCATCGGGAGACCCTGTTGAAGCAGCAGAAATTTTAGATAAAACAGAAGATCATATCCTTGCTTTAACGCATATTGTGGAAAAAATCCCAGAGCTTGTATCAGAATTAGATCAAAAGTTACCAGAACAGTTGGAAGATTTGGAGTCTGGTCATCGCAAATTACTGGAATCCGGTTATCACTTTATTGAAACTGATATTGAATCTCGCTTCCAACAGCTGCATACTAGTTTGAAACGTAACAGTGAAAACATTGCTAGTTTGGAATTAGACAATGCACAATATGAAAATACGCAAATCCAAGAAGAAATGGATGCTTTATATGACATGTTTAACCGTGAAATCAAGTCACATAAAGTAGTTGTCAAATTAGTCAATAGTTTACCAGGTTATTTAGGTCATACAAAAGAAAACAATCAAAATCTTTTGACAGAGATTGCCCGCCTTTCAAAATTGTATCTCTTGACAGAAAGCGATACAAATCATGTTCGCCGACTTCAAAGTGAACTTTCTAGTTTAGATGATGTTGTTTTAGAAGCGATTGAAGATTCTTCAGAAAGAAAACAAGCTTATTCTGTTCTTCAAGAAAATCTTGAAACTATTCAAAAACGAGTGAAAGAAATTGAAGATGAGCAGTTAGTGTTGAGTGAAAAATTGGCTAAAATTGAAAAAGATGATGCCAATGCTCGACAAAAAGTTAATATTTATATCAACAAATTGCACACGATTAAGCGTTATATGGAAAAACGCAATTTGCCGGGTATTCCACGGAGCTTCCTGACCACTTTCTTTACTGCAAGTGATAACACAGAAGCTTTAGTAGCAGAATTGGAACAATATCGTGTCAATATCGAATCAGTAAACCGTATGCTAGAGATTTTGACAAATGATATGAATGAACTGGAAAATGAGACTTATCGGATTGTTGAAAATGCTACTTTGACAGAGCAATTGTTACAATATTCAAATCGCTATCGTTCATTTGATGAAGGAGTTCAAACTGCCTTCAACCGTGCACTAGAGATTTTTGAAAATGACTTTGATTATCAAGCATCGTTTGAGGAGATCTCGCAAGCATTGGATGTAGTAGAACCCGGTGTAACCAATCGTTTTGTTACATCGTATGAAAAAACACGAGAAAATATCCGATTTTAA
- a CDS encoding HAD-IA family hydrolase codes for MDYQDYIWDLGGTLLNNYETSTAAFVETLAGFGIQANHDDVYKALKISTPYAVTQFAPNIPAFLQTYKVNEARELAHPVLFEGAADLLKNIVAQGGRNFLISHRNDQVLEILDKTGISGYFTEVVTSNRGFKRKPNPESMLYLKDKYQIENGLVIGDRSIDTEAGQSAGFATYLFDDMENLKKFIKI; via the coding sequence ATGGATTATCAAGATTATATTTGGGATTTAGGGGGGACTCTCCTCAATAATTACGAGACGTCAACGGCTGCATTTGTAGAAACGTTAGCTGGTTTTGGGATTCAAGCTAATCATGATGATGTTTATAAAGCGCTGAAGATTTCCACTCCCTATGCAGTTACTCAATTTGCGCCTAACATTCCTGCATTTTTACAAACTTATAAAGTGAATGAAGCAAGAGAGTTAGCTCATCCAGTATTATTTGAAGGTGCTGCAGATTTGCTCAAGAATATCGTTGCACAAGGAGGGCGTAATTTTCTGATTTCTCATCGGAATGATCAGGTTTTAGAGATTCTTGATAAAACGGGGATTTCAGGTTACTTTACAGAAGTGGTGACTTCTAATCGTGGTTTTAAGAGAAAGCCAAATCCTGAGTCAATGCTTTATTTAAAAGATAAGTATCAGATTGAGAATGGGTTAGTCATCGGAGATCGTTCAATTGACACAGAAGCGGGTCAATCAGCTGGCTTTGCAACTTATCTCTTTGATGATATGGAAAATCTCAAGAAATTTATAAAAATATAG
- a CDS encoding DJ-1 family glyoxalase III, which translates to MTKVAVMLANGFEEIEALTVVDVLRRAGILCDMIGFEKAVTGSHGIAVQADKVWAGKLDDYELVILPGGMPGATNLRDDDRLMSALQKMQEEGKWIAAICAAPIALNRAGILKDKQFTCYDGIESDIDSGIYIKQTVVVDGKVITSRGPATALAFAYELVHQLGGDSEQLATAMLYNDVYGD; encoded by the coding sequence ATGACAAAAGTAGCTGTTATGTTAGCCAATGGCTTTGAAGAAATTGAAGCATTGACGGTTGTGGATGTTCTTCGCCGTGCAGGAATCCTATGTGACATGATTGGCTTTGAAAAAGCGGTAACAGGTTCTCACGGTATCGCAGTTCAAGCAGATAAAGTTTGGGCTGGAAAGTTAGATGATTATGAATTGGTGATACTGCCGGGAGGAATGCCTGGTGCGACAAATTTGCGAGATGATGATCGTTTGATGTCAGCTCTACAAAAGATGCAAGAAGAAGGCAAGTGGATAGCTGCTATTTGCGCAGCACCGATTGCACTCAATCGTGCAGGTATTTTAAAGGACAAACAGTTTACCTGTTACGATGGTATCGAGTCAGATATTGATTCTGGCATTTATATCAAGCAAACCGTCGTTGTTGACGGGAAAGTGATTACTAGCCGAGGACCTGCAACTGCTCTAGCTTTTGCTTATGAGTTGGTTCATCAGTTAGGCGGAGACAGTGAGCAGCTTGCAACGGCGATGCTTTACAATGATGTTTACGGTGATTGA
- the gyrB gene encoding DNA topoisomerase (ATP-hydrolyzing) subunit B codes for MSEENKELQAQDYDASQIQVLEGLEAVRMRPGMYIGSTSKEGLHHLVWEIVDNSIDEALAGFATHIQVFIEKDNSITVVDDGRGIPVDIQEKTGRPAVETVFTILHAGGKFGGGGYKVSGGLHGVGSSVVNALSTQLDVRVYKNGQIHFQEYRRGHVVADLEIIGETDRTGTTVHFTPDPEIFTETVEFDFEKLNKRVQELAFLNRGLRISITDKREGLEQTKDYHYEGGIASYVQYINENKDVIFENPIYTDGEMDDITVEVAMQYTTGYHETVMSFANNIHTHEGGTHEQGFRTALTRVINDYAKKNKLLKENEDNLTGEDVREGLTAVISVKHPNPQFEGQTKTKLGNSEVVKITNRLFSEAFSDFLLENPAVAKKIVEKGILASKARIAAKRAREVTRKKSGLEISNLPGKLADCSSNDPHETELFIVEGDSAGGSAKSGRNREFQAILPIRGKILNVEKASMDKILANEEIRSLFTAMGTGFGADFDVSKARYQKLVIMTDADVDGAHIRTLLLTLIYRYMKPVLEAGYVYIAQPPIYGVKVGSEVKEYIQPGANQEEELQLALERYSEGRSKPSIQRYKGLGEMDDHQLWETTMNPEHRLMARVSVDDAAEADKIFDMLMGDRVEPRREFIEENAVYSTLDV; via the coding sequence ATGTCAGAAGAAAATAAAGAACTGCAAGCACAAGATTATGATGCCAGTCAAATTCAGGTTTTAGAAGGTTTGGAAGCTGTCCGAATGCGTCCAGGGATGTATATTGGCTCAACTTCAAAAGAAGGACTGCATCATCTTGTTTGGGAAATTGTAGATAACTCAATTGATGAGGCGCTAGCTGGTTTTGCAACACATATTCAAGTATTTATTGAGAAAGACAATTCGATTACCGTTGTTGATGACGGTCGTGGAATCCCTGTAGATATTCAAGAAAAAACAGGTCGTCCTGCGGTAGAAACTGTCTTTACCATTCTTCATGCTGGAGGAAAATTCGGCGGTGGCGGGTACAAGGTATCTGGAGGATTGCATGGTGTCGGATCTTCCGTGGTTAATGCTCTTTCTACTCAACTTGATGTTCGGGTTTACAAGAATGGTCAGATTCATTTCCAAGAATATCGTCGCGGACATGTAGTTGCAGATTTAGAAATCATCGGCGAGACTGATCGCACAGGGACAACTGTTCATTTTACACCAGACCCAGAAATCTTCACAGAAACGGTTGAATTTGATTTTGAAAAATTAAATAAACGGGTGCAAGAACTAGCATTTTTGAATCGTGGTCTGCGAATTTCTATTACGGATAAACGGGAAGGTTTGGAGCAAACAAAAGATTACCATTATGAAGGTGGGATTGCCAGCTACGTCCAGTATATCAATGAAAATAAAGATGTTATCTTTGAAAATCCAATTTATACAGACGGAGAAATGGATGATATTACTGTTGAAGTAGCTATGCAGTATACAACAGGCTATCACGAAACTGTCATGAGTTTTGCTAACAACATCCACACTCATGAAGGCGGGACGCATGAACAAGGTTTTCGTACAGCGCTCACACGTGTCATCAATGACTATGCCAAGAAAAATAAACTTCTGAAAGAAAATGAAGACAACCTGACTGGTGAAGATGTCCGTGAAGGATTGACAGCGGTCATCTCTGTCAAACACCCTAATCCTCAATTTGAAGGACAAACAAAGACGAAGCTTGGAAATAGCGAAGTTGTTAAAATAACCAATCGTCTCTTTAGCGAAGCTTTTTCAGATTTCCTTTTGGAAAATCCTGCGGTTGCTAAGAAAATTGTTGAAAAGGGAATTTTGGCATCTAAAGCTCGGATTGCAGCCAAGCGTGCACGTGAAGTGACCCGCAAGAAATCAGGTCTTGAAATTTCAAATCTACCTGGTAAATTGGCAGACTGCTCTTCTAATGATCCACACGAAACAGAATTGTTCATCGTGGAAGGAGATTCGGCAGGTGGTTCAGCCAAGTCTGGTCGAAATCGGGAGTTTCAGGCTATTTTGCCAATTCGTGGTAAGATTTTAAATGTTGAAAAAGCCAGCATGGATAAAATTTTAGCCAATGAAGAAATTCGTAGTCTCTTTACCGCAATGGGAACAGGCTTTGGAGCGGATTTTGATGTGAGCAAGGCTCGCTATCAAAAATTAGTCATTATGACCGATGCCGATGTTGATGGTGCGCATATCCGAACCCTTCTTTTGACATTGATTTATCGTTATATGAAGCCTGTTTTAGAAGCGGGCTATGTCTATATTGCTCAACCGCCTATTTATGGTGTGAAAGTCGGCAGTGAAGTGAAAGAATACATCCAGCCCGGAGCCAATCAAGAAGAAGAGCTACAGTTGGCATTGGAGCGTTATTCTGAAGGGCGTTCTAAACCAAGTATTCAACGTTACAAAGGCTTGGGAGAAATGGACGACCACCAACTTTGGGAAACAACGATGAACCCAGAACATCGCTTAATGGCGCGTGTCTCAGTAGATGATGCAGCAGAAGCGGACAAGATTTTTGATATGCTAATGGGGGACCGTGTAGAACCTCGTCGTGAATTTATCGAAGAGAACGCCGTATATAGTACATTGGACGTTTAA